Proteins from a single region of Juglans microcarpa x Juglans regia isolate MS1-56 chromosome 5S, Jm3101_v1.0, whole genome shotgun sequence:
- the LOC121268107 gene encoding glutathione S-transferase U8-like yields the protein MAEEVLLFGAWGSPFSRRVEMALKLKGIQYKYFEEDITNKSPTLLKYNPIHKKIPVLVHNGKPIAESQVILEYIDETWKGHPIFPKDPYERANARFWAKFIDEKCLPVIHNALWGEEKQHENAVKEACELLKHLEDEIGEKKYFGGEAIGFVDIVANIIGFWLGIFEETSGTKLLTRVEFPKLSNWADVFVSSSGIKENLPPKDKLIAYLRTRFGTRSTDASK from the exons ATGGCCGAAGAAGTCTTGCTGTTTGGTGCGTGGGGAAGCCCTTTTAGTCGAAGGGTAGAGATGGCTCTAAAACTGAAAGGAATCcaatacaaatattttgaagAAGATATAACCAACAAGAGTCCTACCCTTCTCAAATACAACCCCATTCACAAGAAAATTCCGGTGCTGGTACACAATGGAAAGCCTATAGCTGAGTCCCAGGTTATTCTGGAATACATCGATGAGACCTGGAAAGGCCATCCCATATTTCCCAAAGATCCCTACGAGAGAGCCAACGCACGTTTCTGGGCCAAATTCATTGACGAAAAG TGTTTGCCTGTGATACACAATGCTCTCTGGGGTGAAGAGAAACAGCATGAGAATGCTGTAAAAGAAGCATGTGAGCTTCTAAAGCATCTGGAAGACGAGATCGGAGAAAAGAAGTATTTTGGAGGAGAGGCGATTGGATTTGTAGACATTGTTGCTAACATCATAGGGTTTTGGTTGGGAATATTTGAAGAAACTTCAGGTACAAAGTTGTTGACAAGAGTGGAATTTCCCAAACTTAGCAACTGGGCTGATGTGTTCGTGAGCAGCAGTGGCATCAAAGAAAACCTTCCTCCCAAAGACAAATTAATCGCCTATTTACGAACTCGCTTTGGGACACGTAGTACTGATGCCTCCAAatag
- the LOC121268105 gene encoding glutathione S-transferase U8-like: protein MAEEVLLFGLWASPFSRRVEMALKLKGIQYKYFEEDITNKSPSLLKHNPIHKKIPVLVHNGKPIAESQVILEYIDETWKGCPIFPKDPYERANARFWAKFIDEKFLPGIRSALSGEEKQHENAVKEACELLKHLENEIGEKKYFGGEAIGFVDIVANIIGFWLGISEEISGTKLLTREEFPKLSNWADVFVSSSGIKENLPPKDKLIAYLRSLGTRTDASK from the exons ATGGCCGAAGAAGTCTTGCTGTTTGGTCTGTGGGCAAGCCCTTTTAGTCGAAGAGTAGAGATGGCTCTAAAACTGAAAGGAATCcaatacaaatattttgaagAAGATATAACCAACAAGAGTCCTTCCCTTCTCAAACACAACCCCATTCACAAGAAAATTCCGGTGCTGGTACACAATGGAAAGCCTATAGCTGAGTCCCAGGTTATTCTGGAATACATCGATGAGACCTGGAAAGGCTGTCCCATATTTCCCAAAGATCCCTACGAGAGAGCCAACGCACGTTTCTGGGCCAAATTCATTGACGAAAAG TTTTTGCCTGGGATACGCAGTGCTCTCTCGGGTGAAGAGAAACAGCATGAGAATGCTGTAAAAGAAGCATGTGAACTTCTAAAGCATCTGGAAAACGAGATTGGAGAAAAGAAGTATTTTGGAGGAGAGGCGATTGGATTTGTAGACATTGTTGCTAACATCATAGGGTTTTGGTTGGGAATATCTGAAGAAATTTCAGGTACAAAGTTGTTGACAAGAGAGGAATTTCCCAAACTTAGCAACTGGGCTGATGTGTTCGTGAGCAGCAGTGGCATCAAAGAAAACCTTCCTCCCAAAGACAAACTAATCGCCTATTTACGAAGCTTGGGCACACGTACTGATGCCTCCaagtag